Within the Methanothermobacter sp. genome, the region GGGCATCGGCAGAACCCATCAAGATCTTATCTGGAACTCTTCTCATATCTGATGGTAATAGAAGATCAGGGAATTCATCAAAATTGGCTACCCTAAGAATATATGCTGTTTTCTCGCCTTCTTTTTTTATGGAGATATTATATTCTATTTCTTGTTCTTCTAATATTTTTTTAAGTTCTTTAATTAATTTTTCATCAGCACTTGTGAACTCAGCCCCATTATAGTATTTTGAGAGGGCGAATCCTAAAAATTTAGCAGTAAAGGTGTCAATATCCCCTTTAGTGGATATATTGTAACTATTCACTCCTAGGACTAATGTATCTTTTTTGATTTCATCTGCACGCACTGTTTTAATCTCACCATCCCATATTACAACTGGATGTTCGGGTGTTACAATAATGCTCCTACCATTTTCAAATTTTATTTTTATAAAATTATCAGGGGCTTTATGCCGGCTTATCCTATCAGCAGTGACTGGAATTATCCTTAAATTTTCCAAGTCATATGCCATTACCCTAAGTTCATCTGTTATCAGTATTTCAGTGTCTTTTCCATGGATTATCTCATTTTTTCTTTTTTCCATGAGTTTGTCTACGAGATCGCCTATCCTAGCTTTCCTTCCATCTGCGAGAAGAATCTCGAAATCTTTGTGATAGCTTTGCTGCTCAAGGGCCTCGTGTATGGCTGAACGATCTTCTTCTCGCATTTTATCCAATTCATCGACGCAGACAATTCCACGGTCTCCTAAGACCAATGCACCTGCTTCAAGTGACCATCCACCCAATTCGTCTCGAACTGCAGCAGCCGTGTTATGAACCACTATACCGTTCGCTATGAAGCTATGAGATTTTTCGACTGTCAGATCATAAACATACTCATATGGGGATGTGATAATCTCAACTTTCTTTATCTTTTCAAATAGGATATCAGAATAAGCTAAGTTTTCTAAATATTGAAGTTTTTCTTTAACAGTCCTTTCTTGAGCTTTCAGATCATTTAAAATCTGGAAAATGGATGTGCGAACTTTTTTATCCTTTATTCTTTTCGCGATTTGGACAAGGATTTTAAAAGGTACTTTTCTGCTCCATGTAATTTTCCCAAGCTTTGATCTGATATTGTTGGGTATCTCTATTTTAATATTTTTAATCGATGCTTTTGATTTTAGGTTTCTGATAACCTTTTGAAGCGATTTTCTTGAAATGATACCTTTTTCTTCAACTGAATATCTAAGGTATGGGTCATAGGTTTCTTTAGCGCTTATTCCATAGAAACTTCTTATTTCTTTTATAATTCCTCCAATTCCAGGGATTAGATCCGCTCTTGTACTCTTTCTTTTACTTAGTAATTCTTGAAGTTTATTTTTCTTATTAGGGTGTTCAGATCCAATTAATGTGGTGAACTTTTCAATGTTCTCTCCAGAAATTCGGATTATGTAATCATCTCTAATGTTTCTTTTTACCCTTCTAGGTTCTCCCTTTTTTAAATGTGCTATTATTCCAAACCTTAAGAATGCAAGTTGGAGTTTTTTAGCCAATTTTTCATCTTTACAGTAAAAATTGATGGAAGGTGAACCATCTTTTATGATGACTTTTCCATTGGAATCGAATAGTCCCCTGATAAATGCTGCAAGTTCTTTATTTGGAAGGGAAAATATAATATTGTAGTTGGGTGATCCTGGAATGCCAAGCTTGTTTAAAATGTGTGCGATAATTCCTGAATTGAACATGACAGTTGACACGTTTTCTTTTGGCTCTATCCTGAAAAGCTCTTTGACAATAGATTTGAATTTTTCTCTAAGTTTTTTATTGTTATTTGAGAATCTTAGAGAATAAAGTCCATCGGGTGTAACTTTAATATCCCCGTCCACAACCATCAAGCCTGCAAAATACAAAAATTTCTCATTCAAATATTTAGGAAGCTTTATTGGACGTTCATATTGTGAAAAACCCTGAATTTTATCAGTTAACTTTTCCAAACTGTAATTGGCTTTTCTAGCAAGTTTTAAGAGCATGCTTAAACTAATAATTGGGGTATTAGTCCAATAATGACTATTTTGAGAGAATTCTTTAAAGTTTTTCCCTTTTTTAATTTTCTTGATAAGTTTTTTTACTAAAGCTTCCACTCCATGGACCATTACATTATTCATGTCCTTGATAAGTTCAAGTGTTAAAACATTTTGCCCATTGTGCTCTAACTTCCTTGTCGTTACCACATGATCGTCTTTTTCAAGTTTTTTACATTCTTTCCACTTTAATTCTCCATTTTCAAAGCTTAAAATTTTTGTTTCTGGTGTTAGAGTCAATTCTTTCCCAGTTTGTGTTGTTATTTTAATCAGTTTTTCTGGAGCTTTAAGCTTCCAAATTTTATCAGAAACTTTTGAAGATACTTTTGTTGGGTTGATAGTTTGAATTTTAATCGGTTTTTTAAGCTTGGATACATAGATCCCCTTCCGATATTCGATGGGCTCGCTGAGGTTTTTTTCAACGAAATCCCCAATTTCAAACGCCCCTTTATCTGTAAAAATCATGCTTTCAGGAGCTACGCACAATCCAACGCCGGTTGTGCCTTTACCGCTCGTATATATGCCTCTTGGGGCCAGTTTTGAAACATATTTAAGCATCTGGGATTTTCCGATACCAGGGTCTCCTACTATGAGTATGTGTATGTCCCCTCGGAGTCTTGTTTTATCATCTAATTCTTTCCCTGTTCCCCCAAATAATTGTAGTGCGATAGCTTCTTTGATTTCACGGTAGCCATAGATTGATGGGACTGTGGATCTTACTATCCTATCATAGATGTTGGGGTCTGCTGCGAGTTTTTTTATTTTTTTCTCGTCCTCGGCTGTTATCTGTAATTCTTCGAATTCTTGTTCTAGGAATTCCGCGTAATTTCCATATATGAAGTTTTTAAATCGTTTTGTCCTATCATCCCTTATTGTTCTGAGTATGCCTGTGACTCTTACCACGTCTCCTGGTGTTAAGGTGTCCACGAGGTCGTCTTCTAATACTATTGTTATCTGTCTGGGCTGTTCACCACCTGAAAGGTTTTCCAAAGGCTCTTGTAATTTTAAATTTTGTGTGTCAAGGAATTGGGAATCTTCTTGTAATAGTCTGAATGAACGACCCCTACATTCTGGGCAGAATGATGGTTCTGCTAAAATATTACTGGATTGTGGCACCTCCTGTGGGTGTCCACAACTTCTACATTCAAATGCGGCCTTTAATATTCTTGGACGTATTTCATCAACTTTTCTCACAATACCATCAACTGCAACTAGTTTACCTATGAATTTACTCCTCAGATCCCTTAATGGGATAATATTAGTGATATTTTTGAATCTTATGTTGAGATCCGCGTCCATTCCCACTGGGTTTATGTTTTGAATGGCTTTCTGAGCTGTTCTTATTATGGTGTCAGGTTTTTCTATTAAAAGATCCGCAAGGTCTGGGTCGAACATTTCAAGGTCTCTATAGTCTATTTCAATAGATCTCACACTAGGATATTTCTCTAGGACCTCGAATATTTTATCCTTATATTCTTTTGTGGAAAAGAATTCTTCAAATTTAATAATGGGTGTTTTTGTTTTCTCTGCTACCTTCATCATAAAAATATATTATTATCGTTTTATAAAAATCTTTACGAAGAATAAATCTTAATGAATACAATGGATGCCCTGGAGGTGATTCAATGAGGAGATCAAGGCTAAGATTGTTCAAGTTCACTTCCATGACCATATCACTACTTGGAGTGTTAATGATCATCATAACAGTCATAGTCCTAGCATATATTGGAGTTGAGAGGATATCCTCAACAATCTCCATGAATGTTGATAAAGGGTCATTATATGATGAGTTCGCCCAATTACAAAAAGAATACCAGGATCTAAAACTCGACTATGAGTCGACAAAGAAGGTAATTTATGAAAGAGGCGACAAGGATCTTATGGAAAAGTATGTTAACGCGGAGATCAAACTTGTGGAGGCTAAATCTGCCCTTGATGACGTTGAAAGCGCCCTTTCCACCAACAAACCAATACCAGAGGTCAAAAGTAGGCTTCAGACTGCGAATTTAAAATTAAAAGAGGCTAGGGATAGTCTAACTAGTCTAAAAGCCCTCATTTGACCCTTTGAAGCCTTTACAGACAATATACATTTCAGGGCTACCCTTCCTGGAAGAAGCCGGTTTCGTGCTTTTAACCATCCTGAATGAACTCCTTAATTTTTTTAATAATTCATTGAAACCAGGCCCTTGAAAAACTTTAACAAGGAGATTACCACCCTTTTTAAGGAATCTGTCAGCAACCTTTCTAACATTCTCAACAAGTTCTAACGACTTTAATTGGTCAATATCTTTTATACCTGAAAGTGAAGGAGAAGCATCGGATATTATAACATCAGCTTTTCCGCATAGTAATTCACCTATCTTCTCCTGGACCTTCTCATCTGTAAAATCTCCCTTTATACTATGGAAATTATTCACTGGGAAAGGTTTAATAGGCTTAATATCCACAGCGATGACAAGCCCATCATCACCCACTTTTTCAAGGGCAACTTGTGACCAACCACCAGGAGCAGCTCCAAGATCAACAACCTTATTACCCTTCCTTATAATATGGAATCTATTATCAAGTTGTAAAAGCTTATATGAAGCCCTGGACCTATACTTATGCTTCTTAGCGCTCTTATAATAATAATCTCTTTTCCTCTCAAGATACCATCTTTTACCCAAAGCTAATCACCTTATTTTGCAGATTGGTGAACCCACCCTCACAACCTCTGCTTCAATCTTACCATCATAAACTTCAACTAACATTACACTAGGATAAGCTAACCTCGGCACGGTAGGACTGCCAGGATTCAAGAGTAGTATATCATCAACCTCCTTAATAAACGGCTGATGAGTATGCCCTGAAATAAGAACATCAACACCCATCTCCAAAGCAATATACTTAAGCTGTTGGGTATCGCCACGAGGATAAACTTCACCATGATTCAAACCTATAATTAGGCCATTTACTTCTAAAATCTCATCCTTTGGAAGTTCAAGACCATAATAACGGTCCATATTACCTTGAACACACTTCATAGGAGCCAAACTATTAAACTCTTCCCTAACATCCAATGAGGTTAAATCTCCCGCATGGAGTATCATATCAACGCCACTGAAAACCTCAAAAACCTTATCAGGGATGACAGACGCCCTATCAGGTACATGAGTATCAGAGACAACACCAAGGAGCATATTGATCACCCCAATAATATAATTTTCATCTAACTTCGTTGAGTATAATACAAAATAACGTGAAAGGAGGGCCGAAATTCCTAGTCTCCTGCTAAAAAACCTCCTATAGCCCCTCCAATTCCCATGAATATCATCGAAACCAATAATAAGACTATTACTACTCCTATGCCCGTGAAAAGTCCCATGAAAAAACCGAATATTCCACCGATGAGGGCGCCGAAAATGCTTAAAAGCAAGGTTAATATTATACCACCAAATGCACCAGCCACCGTAGCATTCCAAAAACCTCCAAGTGCGCCCTCTTTCACCATTAAACCCACTATAAAACCTGCTAAGAACAGTCCCAAGACAGATGCACCTTCTGGCACGAAAGACCTTAAAATGATTGGAAAGACAATAGAAAGTATGAAACCTACAAATACAGGACCCCACTTCACCATACTATTATACTAGGAACAAACACTATTTAATTATATCGGCAACATGATGAAAATCAACCTCATTAACTGGAAAAACTCATAACTTAGAAAATACTAATTACAATGGCACTGAGGGGTGGCTTTAGAATTTGGATACTCCCAAAACCTAAAGGGGTATAAAATACACCTAATAAAATATTATATTCTGGATAAAATACCAAGTATTATAATGGGGGGAGTACCCTATGGAAACAACAACCAAAATACTCCTTGTAACATGTTTTATTCTAGTTGCACTCCTAGGCTTCATGACAGGTATACTATTAAAAGTATTTGATGAACCCCCTTTAAGGCCTCTGAGGACCATAACAACACCTACAGATACAAAAGAAGGAGTATCAGTTCCATCAGCAGGTGATTTGCCCGAATGGCATGAAATAACAACATTCACGGGTTCAGGTGATGATTATAGATGTTTTAACATACAAGGGGAGAAGTTCAAGGTTGTAATGTCAGCCGTGCCCATGATAACATACCAACCTAACACGATGGAGGTAGATGTCATAAAAGATGGGAATATCGTGGCAGCAGAAACCTTGGAATGGGGGGCTACAGAATCCCCAGATTTGAAAAGGAAGATAATAGAGGTTACAAACGGCCCAGGCACATACTGTGTCAGAGTATATGCAGTGGATCTTGAAAATTGGCGGATCACAATATGGGACTATTATTAAAATCTCCGACAATAGGCATATCCCTGGGGGGGTCTCCATAGCATTCTAATTTCATTGAATGTGAATTCTTAAATTTTGGTAAATTTCATTGAATGTGCCAGGGCTGACATATTCTATCCCATTTGATGGATCCAAAAATATTATAAAACCATCTGGGGTCGCCCCAGCATATACTGTGAAATGTCCGTTGGATCCTGGTATCACGAAATGTGTTATGGTATGGTTTTCATCATAACATTCATAACCTATGTCAAGTGCACCATCGTCTATTATAATTATATCGTATTTTTGTGGGGGGCCTTCTTGTATACTAGCATTATATCCAAAGTGTTCAGCGACTTTGACAAGTTCGTAGGCATTGTAACCATGGGGATTGTTACCTAGATAATCCACTATCCTCTTTTCTGTTAGGTTAGCGCCTTTCTTATTTATGAGTGCTGTTGCAAGGGATGCCGGTCCACAAGTATAATCTGTGGTCTGGTAGACTATAGTATAACCATTTATGGTCTCTATCTTATCATATGGTTCTTGGGGGATTTCAGGAGTTAAGATTGCCCCTAACATGATTAAGAATACTATACCAAAGCAACAGCTCGCCAAAGAACCCCATATGGCGATTTCGGATCTTTTAGCGAGTTTTGTACCACAATTTCTGCAGAAATTGGCTTTTCTGTTGTTATATGCTCCGCATCTTGGACACTTCAATATACCCACCAAATTAATATGTAGAATTTTAGGGCTTTTGTTAAAATTCCAAAGCCGAAACCTCCAAGTAGACCTGTTATGAGTCTTAGTAAGTTGGTGCTTTCCCTTAAACCCAATAATTGTGTGAATCCATCAACTATCATTGGCTTTGTCATTAGGATCGCCATGATAACTAGTATTGGAGTGTATTTTATGGGCGTAAAATATGCTATCAAGAAATAGGAAAACGCTCCAATGTATATACCAGTACATCTTGAACAAACCGGGAAACGGTGACCTTTTATCGAGAACGTCCTATCAGGTCTCCTATGACAAATCCAAAATCTCATCATGCTCCCACAGATTATAAGTCTTATAAAGTTAAAATTATAGTTTCTCCTTTTATAATTGGGTTAAGATAATAATATAACAAGGAGGGTTAAAATGCTTTGTGGGGGGATAATATGGGAAACAATTTGAGGGTCCCTTCCCCTATTTTGGATTTGGCGGAAGGTGCATGTGGTATATGTCACAGGGTCCTCGAAGAACTTTCAAATCATGGTATAAATGCAGAATCAAGTGAATGTTTTGAAGGCGTGAACGCCAGACTAGTCAATAGTCTAGGAGAAACCATAGGAGAAGGTAAGGATATAACATGGGCCCCAGCCATACTCAAGGCGCAGATAGACGCTGATATCATCCCAGAGGATATAGCAACAGACTTGAAGGGTATTTTGACAAAAAAGGCCGACCTTAGGAGGGTGGCTGGAATGTCAGGTTATGGGAGGGTTGTGACATCCGCAGGCCTTATAATATCCCATATCTGGGAAAATGGTGGGTATGTGGAAGTTAAAAGGGATGGCATAGGGGTCCGGGCGATATTCTATGATAAAGATGGTGATGAAATCTCAAATTCTGTCACAGGATTTTGTCCAGTCTGTGCAATAAACATATCAGCTGGCAGGATCCCCAGTATAAGGCGCAAAATAGCAGAACGGTTAAAAGGATCCAAGAACACAGGTCAAATAAAATATGAAAGGGGCATCCTAAACATTATCAGGTGGAAAAACAGGAGAGTATACACTGACCTAATCGAAGATAATAAAATTATAGGAAGGAACTGGGGCTGTTGCATAGCATATTCCACTGTGAGGGCTGAAATAGCAGCGGGATTAGGGAGTAAAAAATGGAATAGGATATTCAAAAATTACTGCGATCAATGCCCCCTTAAACATTGCTGGATAGGGAAGGCCATGGGGGCCTTAGGGAACAAGGTACTCCACAGGATGAAAAATGTTAATGTAAAAGAGATTGTGAGAATGGAGGACTACATAACAGTAGATATCATGGATAATAACGATAGGGTAGGTTATGGTATCGGGACCCTCTGTTCACTAAGCGCTTCTGTAAATGCCCTTATGAGATCCGACGCCATAAAAATCCTGAAACCAACACCAGCAGAAGGATTCCCATACAAAGAAAGATAAAACGAAAAGAAGGTAATAGAATGGATGAGCATATCATAGAAGCCTTGGGAAGGACAAGGATCAGAATAAAGGATGGTAGGATAGTCTCACTCGGAGAGCCCATGATAAAATACTGTCCACTATTCCATAAGTATAGGGGCATCAAAGAACTAAACAAGGAAACTATACGTGAGAACATAGAATTCCGCATAAGAGACTTTGGTATGTGCACGCCAAAGAGAGAACTTAAGATGAAGGATTTCCTTTCCTTTGGGGTTTCTGAGATAATCTCAACACTCCTCGAAGAAAATATGATAGACTGCGCAGTGATGGTATGTGAAGGGGCTGGGACAGTTCTAATAACCGAACCAGAATTCGCACAGGGAGTAGGTGGAAGAATCTCAGGAGTGGTTAAAACAAGCCCCATAAAAAGGATCATTGAAGAACTTGGAGAAGAAAACGTATTAGAACCAGAAACTGGGAAAATAGACCAACCCATGGGTGTTAAAAAAGCGTTAGACCAAGGATACAATTCTATAGCCGTTACAGTAGCCGATATAGAAGATGCGGTTAAAATAAGGAAAATGGACAAGAAAGTTTATATCTTTGCTGTTCACCTTACCGGTATAACAAAAAAAGAAGCTGAAATACTCTTCCAAAATGCCGATATCATAACATCGTGCGCCTCAAAACACATCCGCCACATCGGCGATAAAAAAGCACTCTTCAAGGCAGGATACTCAATACCAATATACGCCGCCACAAAAGAAGGTGAAAAGTTCATAAAAAAGCGGATAGAGAAAATAGGCGGCCTTAAAGAAAAGAAAAACCCTCCATTACCCTATCCACTCATCTAAATATCCTACTTTTTAAAGCAATCATCTTCTATATGATCGGCTATAGCCTTTATCACACAACTCTGAGTTATAAGACCCAATAATTTCCCATTCTCCACTACAGGGATCCTCTGATAGCCAGTCTCCACCATTATCTTACTTATACTGCCAATAGAAGCGTTTTTGTCAACTACAACAAGGTCTCGGCTCATAATATCCTTCACTTTAAGTTTAAGAACTTCACTCCCAGCCAATAAAATATCCCTATGTGTTATGAACCCAACAAGCTTATCCCCCTCTACTACAGGCACTCCACCAATATTAGCCCGGACCATCTTCAACTTCGCGGCAGCCACAGACTCCTCTGGTGTCACCACGATAACATCCCTTATCATAATATCCTTTGCACAAAGTTTCCGTATCATAAATTTATTTGTGTTCCCAATTATATATTAAAGGTGAGGGGATCCAAAGTGACTCAAATGGAAGAAGCAAAAAAAGGCAACACAACACCCCAAATAGAGAAAGTGGCCAAATCAGAAGATTATAAGATCCAAAAGATCATGAAAAGAGTAGCACAGGGTAGAATTGTCATACCATCAAATCCAATCCATAATCCAATCCCATGTGGGATAGGTGAAGGCCTATCCACAAAAATAAACGCTAACGTCGGTTCTTCCCCCAAGTTGGAAGATCCGGAATTAGAAGTTAAAAAATCGCTTGTCGCCATCCAACACGGAGCAGACACCATAATGGATTTGAGCACAGGACCAAAATTAGCCAAGATAAGAAAAACAATACTAAAAAAGGTGGATGTACCAGTTGGCACAGTACCCATCTATGAGGCCGGTGTAAAAGCCGCGGAAAAAAATGGTTCAATAGTTGACATGGACGAAGACGACATCTTCAATACAATAGAAAAACAAGCAAAAGACGGAGTCGACTTCATGACAGTCCACTCTGGCATAACATTAGACACAGTAGAAAAACTAGAAAGATCAAATAGGATCATGGGAATGGTGAGCAGAGGAGGAGTTTTCCTCGCCACATGGATAAAACACAACAAAAGGGAGAATCCACTCTATTCAGACTATGAATATCTCCTCGAAATAGCCTATGAATATGATGTTACACTCAGTCTTGGTGATGGACTGAGACCAGGCTGTCTGGCAGATGCATCAGACACCCCCCAATTACAAGAATTAATCATACTAGGAGAATTGGTTGAAAAATCCAGGGAATCGAATGTACAATGTATGGTAGAGGGGCCAGGACATGTCCCAATAGATCAAATCCCCGCGAATATGAAAATTCAGAAGACCATCTGTAAAGGAGCTCCATTTTATGTCTTGGGTCCTATAGTAACTGACATGGCTCCAGGTTATGATCATATAAGCGCGGCCATTGGAGGGGCCATAGCGGCATATCATGGAGCAGATTTCATCTGTTATGTCACGCCGGCAGAACACTTAACCATACCAGGTATAAGAGAGGTTAAAGAGGGGGTTATAGCCTCAAAGATAGCTGCACAGGCAGCTGACTCCGCTAAGAGGATGATGAAGGCGTGGAACATGGAATTAGAGATGGCAAAGGCGAGAAGAGACTTCAACTGGGAGAGGCAATTTGAATTAGCATTCGACCATGAAAAACCCAGAAAGTATAGGATGCAATGTCCAGTTGAAGAAAAAGACATGTGTTCAATGTGTGGCGAATACTGCGCCTTAAGACTCTTCAAAAGGCAATAAAACATCCCTAAAATGTCCCAGGGGATAATAATGGAATACAAAAATTTAGCTGAACTCTATAACAGACTAGAATCAACAACCAAAAGATTAGAAAAGACTGATATAATAGCCGATTTCCTCAGAGAGACAGACACCGAACTTTTACCAACCGTAACCCTACTCCTTCTAGGCCGTGTTTTTCCAACATGGAGCGAAGAAGAGCTTGGAATCGGGCCTAAACTTCTAATGAAGGCGATATCAATCGTCACTGGTGTGAGTGTTGATGAAATAGAAGAAGAAATCCGCGAACAAGGCGACATAGGCAAAGCAAGTGAAGTATTATTCAAAAGAAAATCCCAGTTAACATTCACCCCACATCCCCTCACAGTCGAAAAAGTCTATAACGATCTTAGAAAACTGGCATATATAACAGGCCCAGGAGCCCAATCAAAAAAAATAGACATACTACTAGGCATACTATCCTTAGCTTCCCCAGTCGAAGCTAAATATATAACAAGAACAATACTCGAGGAATTGAGGGTTGGGGCTGGTGAGGGTATTATAAGTGACGCCATATCACTAGCATTTAACATCGATAAAGAAATTGTTGAAAGGGCCTACATGCTCACCAACGACCTTGGAATGGTGGCCAAGGTTGCCAAGAGTGAAGGCGAAGCCGGACTCCGCAAACTCTCACTAGAACCTGGAAGACCAGTGAAGCCAATGTTAGCCCAACTGGCAGAAAGCATAGAATCTGCCATAGAAGAACTTGGGGAAGCACTTTGCGAAACCAAATATGATGGTGTGAGAGTCCAAATACATAGAAAAGGTGACGAGATTTTAATATTCACTCGCAGATTAGAAAATATAAGCAATGCCGTGCCCGAGATCATCAAACGCGTGAAAAAATCATTACCCCAAGAAGATTTCATAGTAGAAGGGGAAATCATCGTAAACATTGAAGGAAGGCCGGGTTCATTCCAATACATCCTCCAAAGGGTGAAGAGAAAATACGACATTGAAGAAATGATAACTAGAATACCCCTCACACTTTACCTCTTCGACATATTATATTATAGGAGACCACTCATAGACGAACCCTTCAAAGAGCGGCGCAAGATCTTGGAGTCTATAATCAGGCCCATAGAGGGTAAGATAGAATTAAGTAGACAATTGAGGGTCAATACCGAGAATATCAATGATGGTATATCACTCTTCAGGGAATCTATAAAAGAGGGACATGAGGGTATAATGATAAAGGATCCGAACGCACCATATATACCTGGGATACGTGGCAAAAAGATGCTCAAGTACAAGGCAGAACCTGAAACTTTAGATTTGGTGGTTATTGGCGGAACATACGGCAAAGGAAAACGTGCACACCTCATAGGGTCGTATTTACTAGCGGCGAGGGATGATGAAACCGGTGAATTGAAAACGGTGGCACATGTTGCAACAGGCCTAGATGATAAAACACTCAAAGAACTCACAGAAAGACTAAAGGAGATAACGATAGAGGAGAAGGGGAGGGAAATCAAGGTAAAACCTGAAATAATCCTAGAAGTGGCATATAGTGAAATAGTCAAAAGCCCGGAATATGAAAGCGGATATTCCCTTCGATTTCCAGTAGTGAAAAGGATAAGGGATGATCTCAGCCTAGAAGATGTTGACACCATAAAACGTATAGAATCACTCTTCAAAGCATGAAAAACCCCCTATAATATGCAGAACCTATAATTTTGTGGTTTTTTTTTTCTCGGAAATTCAAATAGTTGGGGAGCGCATGCCATAAAATATAATAATACTTAGTAGTCTATAATTAATATGGTGTTTATGTTGGAGGATGAGAAAATATTTAAGATTGTCATTTTAATTGCATTAGTGGGTCTCATAGGGATGATAGTATCAGCAGGTAGTATCATGCCCAGAGAAGTTAAAATAAAAGAAATAAATAAGGGCATGATCGACGAAAAAGTCACAGTAACAGGTTTTGTGGAGGAAATAAAAAATTCAAAGACTGGTAAAGCATCATTTATCACATTAAATGATGGTACTGGAAGAATAACAGTTGTAGTATTTGAATCTGTGAAAAATGAGGTTGAAAGATCCGACCTGAATATAGAAACGTTCAAATACAGAAAAATAAAAATCACAGGTAAAATAACAGAATACAAGGGTTCAATGGAAATCATACTTGAAGAGCCCCAAAACCTAAAAATATTATGAAAATAAGATAACCGGACTATTTTGGGGGTGAAACCTTGGATTATTTGAAAAAATCGAAGTTTAACAAGCTCATAATATTCATACCAGCTGTCTTCGCATTCACACTAGCGCTAATACCCACAATAAAATATAATTGGCCATTAAGCTGGGATATCTACTATCATATACATAATATGAAACTTTACAGTGAAGGCATAGTTTTCTGGGATAATTTAACTGCAGCCCCTTATGGAAGGCCGATATTTTATCCCCCACTTTTCCATCTATCTCTATTATCCATTGTGAAAATTTTGAATATCAGCCCATTTTTAGCCGCGAGATTAATACAACCATTTTTGGCATTATTTGGGGTTTTTTCATTTTCTTATGTTTCAAGAAAA harbors:
- a CDS encoding OB-fold nucleic acid binding domain-containing protein, whose translation is MEDEKIFKIVILIALVGLIGMIVSAGSIMPREVKIKEINKGMIDEKVTVTGFVEEIKNSKTGKASFITLNDGTGRITVVVFESVKNEVERSDLNIETFKYRKIKITGKITEYKGSMEIILEEPQNLKIL
- a CDS encoding ATP-dependent DNA ligase produces the protein MEYKNLAELYNRLESTTKRLEKTDIIADFLRETDTELLPTVTLLLLGRVFPTWSEEELGIGPKLLMKAISIVTGVSVDEIEEEIREQGDIGKASEVLFKRKSQLTFTPHPLTVEKVYNDLRKLAYITGPGAQSKKIDILLGILSLASPVEAKYITRTILEELRVGAGEGIISDAISLAFNIDKEIVERAYMLTNDLGMVAKVAKSEGEAGLRKLSLEPGRPVKPMLAQLAESIESAIEELGEALCETKYDGVRVQIHRKGDEILIFTRRLENISNAVPEIIKRVKKSLPQEDFIVEGEIIVNIEGRPGSFQYILQRVKRKYDIEEMITRIPLTLYLFDILYYRRPLIDEPFKERRKILESIIRPIEGKIELSRQLRVNTENINDGISLFRESIKEGHEGIMIKDPNAPYIPGIRGKKMLKYKAEPETLDLVVIGGTYGKGKRAHLIGSYLLAARDDETGELKTVAHVATGLDDKTLKELTERLKEITIEEKGREIKVKPEIILEVAYSEIVKSPEYESGYSLRFPVVKRIRDDLSLEDVDTIKRIESLFKA